One window of Campylobacter avium LMG 24591 genomic DNA carries:
- the leuC gene encoding 3-isopropylmalate dehydratase large subunit — MSMTMSQKILADRAGLKEVKVGDLIMAKLDMVLGNDITTPVAINAFKKAKFTQVFDKDKISLVMDHFAPNKDIKAATQSQQCRCFANDFDIKHYYDVGNMGVEHALLPEQGIVTIGDLVIGADSHTCTYGALGAFSTGVGSTDMGMAMATGEAWFKVPPALKFNITGKLRKNVSGKDVILHIIGLIGVDGARYKSMEFSGTGLKNLTIDDRLCIANMAIEAGAKNGIFEVDDVTIEYAKGRTSKEFRIYKADEDAQYERVFDINLDEIEHTVAFPHLPENARTKKDWGDIKIDQIVIGSCTNGRLSDMKAAYEILKDKKIAKNTRCIIIPATQNIYLECIKQGYLKTFIEAGAVVSTPTCGPCLGGHMGILAANEKCVSTTNRNFVGRMGHVTSEVYLASPEVAAASAITGRLSSPDEVM; from the coding sequence ATGTCAATGACAATGTCGCAGAAAATTTTAGCAGACCGCGCGGGTCTTAAGGAAGTAAAGGTTGGAGATCTTATAATGGCAAAGCTTGATATGGTTTTGGGTAATGACATAACCACGCCCGTTGCCATAAATGCTTTTAAAAAGGCTAAATTTACACAGGTTTTTGATAAGGATAAAATTTCTTTGGTAATGGATCATTTTGCTCCAAATAAGGACATAAAAGCAGCCACGCAGTCGCAACAGTGTCGTTGTTTTGCAAATGACTTTGATATAAAGCATTATTATGATGTAGGAAATATGGGAGTTGAACACGCCCTTTTACCAGAGCAAGGCATAGTTACCATAGGAGATTTGGTCATAGGAGCTGATTCTCACACCTGCACTTACGGTGCCTTAGGAGCTTTTTCAACAGGGGTTGGCTCTACTGATATGGGTATGGCTATGGCAACAGGCGAGGCTTGGTTTAAGGTCCCACCGGCTCTTAAATTTAACATCACAGGCAAACTTAGAAAAAATGTAAGCGGCAAAGATGTGATACTTCATATCATAGGGCTTATCGGCGTTGATGGAGCTAGATATAAAAGTATGGAATTTAGCGGCACAGGGCTTAAAAATCTTACTATAGATGATAGGCTTTGCATAGCAAATATGGCTATAGAAGCAGGTGCTAAGAATGGAATTTTTGAAGTAGATGATGTAACTATAGAGTATGCAAAGGGTAGGACCTCAAAGGAATTTAGAATTTATAAGGCTGATGAGGATGCGCAGTATGAAAGGGTTTTTGATATAAATTTAGATGAGATAGAACACACCGTGGCCTTTCCTCACTTGCCTGAAAATGCCAGAACCAAAAAGGATTGGGGAGATATAAAAATAGACCAAATCGTAATAGGCTCTTGCACTAACGGAAGATTAAGCGATATGAAAGCAGCCTATGAAATTTTAAAGGATAAAAAGATAGCTAAGAATACAAGATGTATCATCATACCAGCCACGCAAAACATTTACTTAGAGTGCATTAAGCAAGGTTATTTAAAAACCTTTATAGAGGCTGGTGCGGTTGTGTCAACCCCAACTTGTGGACCTTGTCTTGGCGGACATATGGGTATCTTAGCCGCAAATGAAAAATGCGTATCCACCACAAATAGAAATTTCGTAGGTAGAATGGGACATGTAACAAGCGAGGTTTACCTAGCCTCTCCTGAAGTTGCCGCTGCTAGTGCCATAACAGGTAGATTAAGCTCACCAGATGAAGTAATGTAA
- the luxS gene encoding S-ribosylhomocysteine lyase, with amino-acid sequence MPLLDSFKVDHTIMPAPAVRLAKTMQTPKGDTISVYDLRFCVPNKDILSEKGIHTLEHLFAGFMRDHLNSNDVEIIDISPMGCRTGFYMSLIGKPSDEDVRIAWEKSMQDVLNSKEIPEANEYQCGTCKMHSIDEAHSIAKKVLDSKIGIMDTQKLLLKNFA; translated from the coding sequence ATGCCTTTATTAGATAGCTTTAAAGTTGATCACACAATTATGCCAGCACCTGCTGTACGTCTAGCAAAAACTATGCAAACGCCTAAGGGAGACACTATATCTGTGTATGACCTTCGCTTTTGTGTGCCAAATAAAGACATTTTATCAGAAAAAGGAATTCACACTCTAGAGCACTTGTTTGCAGGCTTTATGAGAGATCATTTAAACAGCAACGATGTTGAAATCATAGACATATCGCCTATGGGTTGTAGGACAGGCTTTTATATGAGTTTGATTGGAAAGCCTAGTGATGAGGATGTAAGGATAGCTTGGGAAAAAAGTATGCAAGATGTCTTAAATTCAAAAGAAATCCCAGAGGCAAACGAGTATCAATGTGGCACTTGCAAAATGCACTCCATAGATGAGGCTCACAGCATAGCTAAAAAGGTATTAGATTCTAAAATAGGCATAATGGACACACAAAAACTGCTGCTGAAAAACTTCGCTTAA
- the leuD gene encoding 3-isopropylmalate dehydratase small subunit, whose amino-acid sequence MKAKGFVHKYKDNVDTDVIIPARYLNTSDNKELASHCMEDIDKDFVKKVKPGDIMVAGYNFGCGSSREHAPISIKESGISCIIAKSFARIFYRNAINIGLAIIESESIAEEIEAGDELEIDFKSGTITNLSKNKSYKTNPFPAFIQEIINSNGYVEYIAKKKDKE is encoded by the coding sequence ATGAAAGCAAAAGGTTTTGTGCATAAATATAAAGACAATGTCGACACAGATGTGATAATTCCGGCAAGATACCTAAACACAAGTGATAATAAAGAACTAGCCTCTCACTGCATGGAAGATATAGACAAGGACTTTGTTAAAAAGGTAAAGCCGGGCGATATAATGGTAGCTGGGTATAATTTTGGTTGCGGTTCAAGCAGGGAACACGCTCCCATATCCATAAAAGAAAGTGGAATTTCTTGCATAATAGCTAAGAGCTTTGCTAGAATTTTTTATAGAAACGCTATAAATATAGGACTTGCTATCATAGAATCAGAAAGCATTGCTGAGGAAATAGAAGCAGGAGATGAACTAGAAATAGACTTTAAAAGTGGAACTATCACAAATTTAAGCAAGAACAAAAGCTATAAAACAAATCCTTTTCCAGCCTTTATCCAAGAGATAATTAACTCTAACGGCTATGTAGAATACATAGCTAAAAAAAAGGATAAAGAGTGA
- the dcuC gene encoding C4-dicarboxylate transporter DcuC, with translation MDFVLMSVTVAFVVVVAYFVLKNYNPIFIFFFSGIIILISAFYLNGTYIPTTKREAQDITFLTNIIDSFAFITDTFKKNLAGVGLIIMSVAGFAAYMKHINASAKLAFIANKPLGKISNKYLVLSGTFVVGMALKIVISSYAGLLILLLACIYPVLIALGIRPLTAVSVLSLIALDYGPKDGNSINMAEMVGEPDNVIGLFLNYQLYSVLAYVVIIALAIPFYYSYMDKRDKIKGINNEEVEIPEIKDPNCPTFYIFLPWFPIVFLFSAYFLNVKLDVITANFISIAIVFAIEFIRHKDAKKLGEAMMVILKAMADIFVTVVCIIVAAGVFAEGIKALGGIGILASFVSNMGASAIILSITVMSFLVYFAAVIMGSGIAAFNAFGKLAPDIATKLGIHPMVLVLPIEIASCLGRAASPISGGILILAGYAKISPISIVKRSMPLLLLGMLVNILVAYSFTIFLI, from the coding sequence ATGGATTTTGTTTTAATGTCTGTGACGGTCGCCTTTGTGGTTGTTGTGGCGTATTTCGTTCTTAAAAATTATAATCCCATTTTCATATTTTTCTTTTCAGGCATAATCATCCTCATATCGGCCTTCTATCTTAATGGAACCTACATCCCAACAACCAAAAGAGAGGCACAAGACATAACTTTTTTAACAAATATCATAGACAGCTTCGCCTTTATAACAGACACTTTTAAGAAAAATTTAGCAGGAGTTGGGCTTATCATTATGTCAGTGGCTGGCTTTGCTGCTTATATGAAGCATATAAACGCCTCTGCTAAACTAGCTTTCATAGCAAACAAACCTTTGGGCAAAATTTCAAACAAATACCTAGTTCTAAGCGGTACCTTTGTGGTAGGAATGGCTTTGAAAATAGTTATTTCATCTTATGCTGGGCTTTTAATACTGCTTTTAGCCTGTATCTATCCTGTTTTAATCGCACTTGGAATTCGCCCTTTAACCGCTGTTTCTGTGCTTTCTTTGATAGCTCTTGATTATGGCCCAAAGGATGGAAATTCCATAAATATGGCTGAAATGGTGGGTGAGCCTGATAATGTCATAGGTTTATTTTTAAACTACCAACTTTACTCTGTTCTTGCATATGTAGTGATTATAGCTTTGGCGATACCGTTTTATTATTCATACATGGATAAAAGAGACAAGATAAAGGGCATAAATAATGAAGAGGTTGAAATTCCAGAAATCAAAGACCCAAATTGCCCCACTTTTTACATTTTCTTGCCTTGGTTTCCAATTGTCTTTTTATTTTCTGCTTATTTTTTAAATGTAAAGCTAGATGTGATAACCGCAAATTTCATAAGCATAGCCATAGTCTTTGCGATAGAATTTATAAGGCACAAAGACGCTAAAAAGCTGGGCGAAGCCATGATGGTTATACTAAAGGCCATGGCCGATATTTTTGTAACAGTTGTGTGTATAATAGTAGCAGCAGGAGTTTTTGCCGAGGGTATAAAAGCACTTGGAGGCATAGGGATATTGGCCTCTTTTGTGTCCAACATGGGAGCTTCAGCGATAATTTTAAGCATAACCGTTATGAGCTTTTTGGTGTATTTTGCCGCTGTGATTATGGGCTCTGGCATAGCTGCTTTTAACGCCTTTGGTAAGCTAGCCCCTGATATAGCCACAAAGCTTGGAATTCATCCTATGGTTTTGGTTTTACCTATAGAGATAGCCTCTTGTTTAGGGCGTGCTGCTTCGCCAATTTCTGGTGGAATTTTAATCCTAGCAGGCTATGCGAAAATAAGCCCTATAAGCATAGTTAAACGAAGTATGCCGCTTTTGTTACTAGGAATGCTGGTAAACATTTTAGTTGCTTACTCTTTTACCATTTTTTTGATATAA
- a CDS encoding 2-isopropylmalate synthase, with product MNYKKYQRGYYMPPKESLQWSKKEFIDKAPLWCSVDLRDGNQALITPMNLEEKLDFFKLLVKIGFKQIEVGFPAASQTEFDFVRRLIEEKIIPDDVSIQVLTQAREHIIKRTFESLEGCKNAIVHFYNSTSFAQRQQVFKKSKDEVKKIATDGALCVRDLASQTKGNFYFEYSPESFTGTEIDYALEVCNEVIEILAPSKEKKMIINLPATVEMSLPHIYASQVEFMSHNLNKRDSVLISLHPHNDRGCAVAAAELALLAGADRVEGTLFGNGERTGNVDIITLALNLHTHGVDSKLDFSDIPSIANLYERVSKMSVYERQPYSGKLVFAAFSGSHQDAIAKGMAYHQQNSLSTWSVPYLPIDPKDVGRVYESDVIRINSQSGKGGISYILKEHYKADLPSILKEEFSYHIKDISDKAQKELSPDEICEIFEKDFVNLKSPLEIIDYSFSKKDAMQVELKFKLNSKEQSLSAKGNGRLDSVANALRKALDINFEILDYSEHSLKEGSKSQAISYVYVDCEGKKLFGVGIDEDIITASIKGLTSAINRIIKKKG from the coding sequence ATGAATTACAAAAAATATCAAAGAGGCTATTATATGCCTCCTAAAGAGAGTTTACAGTGGAGTAAAAAGGAATTTATCGACAAGGCTCCTCTTTGGTGTAGCGTTGATTTAAGAGATGGCAACCAAGCCCTAATCACACCTATGAATTTAGAGGAAAAACTAGACTTTTTTAAGCTACTTGTAAAGATAGGTTTTAAGCAAATAGAAGTAGGTTTTCCAGCAGCCTCGCAAACCGAATTTGACTTTGTAAGAAGACTGATAGAAGAAAAAATAATTCCCGATGATGTCAGCATACAGGTTTTAACCCAAGCCAGAGAGCATATCATAAAAAGAACCTTTGAGAGCCTAGAAGGTTGCAAAAATGCCATAGTGCATTTTTATAATTCCACCTCTTTTGCACAAAGACAGCAGGTTTTTAAAAAAAGCAAGGACGAGGTTAAGAAAATCGCCACAGATGGAGCCTTATGCGTAAGGGATTTAGCCTCTCAAACAAAGGGAAATTTTTATTTTGAGTATTCTCCAGAAAGCTTTACAGGCACCGAGATAGACTATGCCTTAGAAGTTTGTAACGAGGTCATTGAAATTTTAGCCCCAAGCAAAGAAAAAAAGATGATTATAAACTTACCGGCCACGGTTGAGATGAGTTTGCCACATATTTATGCCTCTCAGGTTGAGTTTATGTCTCATAATTTAAACAAAAGAGATAGTGTTTTAATCTCCTTGCACCCTCACAACGACAGAGGCTGTGCCGTAGCTGCTGCTGAACTTGCCCTTTTAGCCGGAGCTGATAGGGTTGAGGGGACCTTATTTGGCAATGGCGAAAGAACAGGCAATGTAGATATAATAACCCTAGCCTTAAATTTACACACTCACGGAGTTGATTCAAAGCTTGATTTTAGCGATATACCAAGCATAGCAAACTTGTATGAAAGAGTGAGTAAAATGAGTGTTTATGAAAGACAGCCTTATTCAGGTAAGCTAGTCTTTGCAGCCTTTTCAGGCTCTCATCAAGACGCCATTGCTAAGGGTATGGCATATCATCAGCAAAATTCACTTTCAACTTGGTCTGTGCCTTATTTACCAATAGATCCAAAGGATGTTGGCAGGGTTTATGAAAGCGATGTTATAAGGATAAATTCACAAAGTGGCAAGGGAGGAATTTCTTACATACTAAAAGAGCATTATAAAGCTGACTTGCCATCTATCTTAAAAGAGGAATTTTCATATCATATAAAAGACATTTCAGACAAGGCTCAAAAGGAGTTAAGCCCTGATGAAATTTGTGAAATTTTTGAAAAAGACTTTGTAAATTTAAAAAGCCCTCTTGAAATCATAGACTATAGCTTTAGCAAAAAAGATGCTATGCAAGTTGAGCTAAAGTTTAAACTAAATTCAAAGGAGCAAAGCTTAAGTGCTAAGGGAAATGGGCGTCTTGATAGCGTTGCAAATGCTTTAAGAAAGGCTTTGGATATAAATTTTGAAATTTTAGATTATAGTGAGCATTCCTTAAAAGAGGGCTCAAAGTCTCAAGCCATATCTTATGTTTATGTAGATTGTGAGGGAAAAAAACTCTTTGGAGTTGGCATAGATGAGGACATCATCACCGCTTCCATAAAGGGTTTAACAAGTGCTATAAATAGAATAATAAAAAAGAAAGGATAA